In one Candidatus Zymogenus saltonus genomic region, the following are encoded:
- the gatC gene encoding Asp-tRNA(Asn)/Glu-tRNA(Gln) amidotransferase subunit GatC — protein MADKNEKITTDEVQYVAKLSRLIMTDDEAKEMTRTLNDILVYMEKLGELDTSGVEPMTHAIPNENVMRQDALKPFTDTKDILKNAPDSKGAFFRVPKVIE, from the coding sequence ATGGCGGACAAAAATGAAAAGATAACCACGGACGAGGTCCAGTACGTGGCCAAGCTCTCGAGGCTCATCATGACCGATGACGAGGCGAAAGAGATGACCAGGACCTTAAACGACATCCTGGTGTACATGGAAAAGCTGGGAGAGCTTGACACGTCGGGCGTCGAGCCGATGACCCACGCCATACCGAACGAGAACGTGATGAGACAGGACGCCCTGAAGCCTTTTACAGACACAAAAGATATACTGAAGAACGCCCCCGACTCGAAGGGGGCGTTCTTCCGGGTTCCAAAGGTGATCGAGTAA
- the gatA gene encoding Asp-tRNA(Asn)/Glu-tRNA(Gln) amidotransferase subunit GatA, which translates to MDYFPLTISETTDLYKSGKANAEDVVKSVLARIEELDKKLNAYIRVTGDLALKRAVEADKRIKSGDITPLTGIPIAVKDLICTKGIPTTCGSKILENYTPPYNATVIERLDSLGAIIIGKTNMDEFAMGSSTESSFFGITKNPHNLEYVPGGSSGGSAAAVAADLCITALGSDTGGSIRQPASYTGIVGLKPTYGRVSRYGLVAYASSLDQIGPLTKDVRDTAILLTAISGHDPRDSTSLDIEVPNYTEFLTGEVKGLKVGLPKEYFGEGLDSEVEKRIMEGVGVLEKGGAEVVEMSLPHTEYALASYYIIAPSEASSNLARYDGVRYGHRESSPDDGMIDMFRRSRSSGFGWEVKRRIMLGTYALSSGYYDAYYRKALQVRRLIRNDYDEAFKKVDVIAGPAAPAPAYKIGDKIEDPLSMYLVDIYTVTANLTGIPGICVPAGVSTAGLPIGLQLLSKPLNEGAILRAAYYFEKNRTADTPKPKL; encoded by the coding sequence ATGGATTATTTCCCCCTGACAATAAGCGAGACCACCGACCTCTACAAGAGCGGTAAGGCAAACGCCGAGGACGTGGTAAAGAGCGTCCTCGCAAGGATAGAGGAGTTGGACAAGAAGCTGAACGCCTACATCAGGGTCACGGGGGACCTGGCCCTTAAGAGGGCCGTCGAAGCGGATAAGAGGATCAAGTCGGGGGACATAACGCCGCTCACCGGCATCCCTATCGCCGTAAAAGATCTCATCTGCACCAAGGGGATCCCCACCACCTGCGGGTCGAAGATCCTCGAGAACTACACACCTCCATACAACGCAACCGTAATAGAGAGGCTCGACTCCCTGGGGGCGATAATCATTGGCAAGACGAACATGGACGAGTTCGCCATGGGCTCCTCCACAGAGTCGTCCTTTTTCGGCATAACGAAAAATCCTCACAACCTGGAATACGTCCCGGGGGGCTCCAGCGGCGGAAGCGCCGCCGCGGTGGCGGCAGACCTCTGCATAACCGCCCTGGGCTCCGATACAGGGGGGTCGATAAGACAGCCCGCCTCCTACACCGGGATCGTGGGGCTGAAGCCCACATACGGTAGGGTAAGCCGCTACGGCCTTGTGGCCTACGCCTCCTCCCTCGACCAGATCGGTCCCCTGACCAAGGACGTCAGGGACACGGCTATCCTCCTTACCGCTATCTCCGGGCACGACCCGAGAGACTCCACCTCCCTTGACATCGAAGTCCCCAATTATACGGAGTTCCTGACCGGGGAGGTCAAGGGCCTCAAGGTCGGGCTCCCCAAGGAGTACTTCGGGGAGGGACTGGATTCCGAGGTGGAAAAGAGGATCATGGAGGGGGTTGGCGTATTGGAGAAGGGGGGCGCCGAAGTAGTCGAGATGAGCCTCCCCCATACCGAGTACGCCCTGGCCTCCTACTACATTATCGCGCCGTCCGAGGCGAGCTCGAACCTAGCCAGATACGACGGAGTCAGGTACGGCCACCGGGAGTCTTCGCCGGATGACGGGATGATCGATATGTTCAGGAGGTCGAGGTCGTCCGGCTTCGGCTGGGAGGTCAAGAGGAGAATAATGCTGGGGACATACGCCCTCTCCTCCGGTTACTACGACGCTTACTATAGAAAGGCCCTCCAGGTAAGGAGGCTGATCAGAAACGACTACGACGAGGCCTTCAAAAAGGTGGACGTCATCGCTGGCCCCGCCGCCCCCGCCCCGGCCTACAAGATCGGGGACAAGATCGAAGACCCCCTGTCCATGTACTTGGTGGATATATACACCGTAACGGCAAACCTCACCGGAATTCCGGGGATATGCGTCCCCGCGGGTGTAAGCACGGCGGGCCTCCCCATCGGGCTTCAGCTCCTGTCAAAGCCGCTGAACGAGGGGGCCATCCTTCGGGCGGCCTACTACTTCGAGAAGAACCGGACGGCAGATACGCCGAAACCGAAGCTGTGA
- a CDS encoding cysteine hydrolase — MSKAKSKVALLVIDMQKEYFEEGAPLKVPKGGEVLENIKRLVDAARVKKIPLMHIRHIGKDPDAFVFGAGSPLVKFADELKPKAGEPAITKTRPGSFYMTELDDILLREGVETVVITGLMSFMCCDTTAREAHARGYSVLFVRDATAAIDIGGLSADTIHEVVLAVQGFNFSRVVTTDEAIAELSS, encoded by the coding sequence ATGTCGAAAGCCAAAAGCAAAGTCGCACTTCTTGTAATTGATATGCAAAAAGAATATTTCGAGGAGGGGGCACCCCTCAAGGTCCCGAAGGGGGGAGAGGTCCTTGAAAATATCAAAAGGTTGGTGGATGCGGCGCGGGTGAAAAAGATCCCGTTGATGCACATTAGGCACATCGGTAAAGATCCCGATGCCTTTGTATTCGGGGCAGGCTCGCCCCTCGTAAAATTTGCGGACGAACTTAAGCCGAAGGCCGGAGAGCCGGCAATCACAAAAACAAGGCCCGGCTCTTTCTATATGACAGAGCTCGATGATATTCTTTTAAGGGAGGGTGTGGAAACCGTAGTCATCACCGGGCTGATGTCATTTATGTGCTGCGATACCACGGCAAGGGAGGCACACGCCAGGGGCTACAGCGTCCTTTTCGTAAGGGATGCGACGGCGGCGATAGACATCGGCGGTCTTTCAGCCGATACTATCCATGAGGTTGTCCTTGCCGTTCAGGGATTCAATTTCTCCCGTGTGGTTACTACCGATGAGGCGATCGCGGAGCTGTCATCGTAG